The DNA sequence GTTGTGAGATTTACTATTAAGATGTCAGAAAATGCAAACCTTTCATGGGATTAGGGAAAGAAATGGGTGTTTATGTAAGGATTGTTGGATTGTAGGTGTAAAACATGTTGagcaaacaaaatatatatattgaagaTGTGCTATCACTTTGAGGTGTTGTATTTCTACAAAAATGCATtacaaaattttccaaaagcCAACAAATGTGAAAAATGCAGTGTCTGCAACCGAGGACGAGATTCTGATCACTTTCCCAGATTGatgaaaaactaaaacaaacataaGAATTTTGTAGCACTTTCCTGTGAACATGATGCGAGCTGTTGCTGTCGTTTCTATGTCCTCTTGCACCGTTCGTGTGACCCCATCAACAACTCTCGCATTGCTTCCTCCAATTCATCGGTCGATCATGAATGAACGCTCATTGAATCCGTACAGTTTTAGTTAAATGTCGAACGCATTTTAGCCAAAGTTTGGTCACCATACTCACAATGTTGGGTGCAATATAGATCGCAACCTTTCCACCCGCAAATTGCCTCACCAATCACCACACCACACCACACCCCATCGATCCCACCTCAAACGAGAATGCGTTGTAGTCTAAGtagacctgcccaaggtttaccaaaccggcggttaaaactGAAACCAtaaccgccggttacggttccgaaccaaaaccgtgagaatttacccgaaccgaaaccgtcgatttttgAACTGTGGTTCGGCtcaggttcaaaaatttttgaaccgtAATCATGCGGGAACCGCCGATTCCGGACGGTTTcaaaccggaaccgtgaaaaCCCCCCGAAAAACTGTGAAATCAAGCCGGAACTACAAAAAACCGACGGTTCGGAACCTTAAtcgaaaccggcggttttggaaCCAGAACCGTAACCGCGAAACACCCTCACAGTTCGGTTCCAgttcaacaatttccaaaatcGGAACCGGCAGTTTCGAACTGTAACCGCTGGTTCCTGAACCGTGGACACCTCTAAGTCTAAGGGTGATTCATATATAACCTACTGTCATTTACAATagtcatttatttataatactctcttcgtccacGGTCtaatatctcattttactaTTAAGATACATTCATAGATAGAAattctcatttatttattttattctaaataagAGGATAAATAATGAGGATTGCgataaaatttatcatccattttttcttctgCACCGGGTCGAATCAAAACGGATTATTCGAATCCATATCGTATACGGCGGGTCAACCCGGCCCAGTAGCGAAAACCAGCGCGAATGAGAATCTGAATTTTCGTAAAGCTCAAGAAATTGAAACCGAGCTACCACAACAAGAAGGAGAAGCAATCGAGTCGAAATTGAGCTGAGATGGACGTGATCAAGTCGCAGCAGATACTCTCGCGCCCGATCGAGAAGGTCGTGGTGCATCCGCTGGTGCTGCTCAGCGTCGTCGACCACTACAATCGCGTGGCGCGTGACACCAGGAAGCGCGTCGTCGGAGTCCTCCTCGGAACTTCCTTCAAGGGCGCCGTCGACGTCACTAGCAGCTACGCAGGTTGTTGTGTTGTTCCAGATCTCATCGTTTCCCGCTTCttcgatttcaattttttttcatttttctcgGATTACTTTTACTCTTCTGGTGTACCTTATTTGCTTAATTTCTGGATTTGATTGGATGCACTGTTGAATTCGTTGTGAGCTGATGAGTTTTGCGAATTCAAGTGTAGCGTTTGATGATTCTTTtcgtgttttgtttatttacttGTGGAGTAGTGTgcaaacaataataaaaacttGAAGTATTTTGAGCTAAATATGGATATAGATAGGTCTTAAAAGTATAGAATAACAATAGTTACACctaaatattcataattataagtataagTCATGAAAGCTTTGTATTCTAGGAATTTGATTTGCCTCtgaattggttttaggatggaacaTGGATCTctatcatggtatcagagcgggtcACCGACTATGGGTCAAATTTAACTGATTCAGCAGTATTTCTGGGCCGAAACCGAAAAAATATGACTGACCTAGCAGTATATCTGGGCTTAAAATTTGGGCCAGTGGTCCAACGATCGGAAAAAAATTGGGCCAATCGTCCAAGCCCCTCCAAGGTTCACCTTAAAGGGTTTGAGGGAGgatgttggcaattgaaactgaaaaataatattagaactatcccacatcggtgtACAAAGAGAACTAAAAATCcagtatataagtctcatgggccctccttctatcaccaattggttttaggatggaatCCATGAATTTCTATCAGCCTCAACTGTTACAAAGTTAGTGTCATGTTTTTTTCATTACTAAAGTATTAGGCcatgttttgaaattttagttgGAGCATttagttaaaacttaaaagctATAGTTTCTCATGTCTTTTGCTTTGACATTAGCACTTTGAATTGTTATAGAATCAGTTGATAAGTCCTTTCAATATGATAAAGCTGTTTTTATTGTCTCCGAGAAAGAtgattttgttcttgattACTTCAGCAAGTTCTTTTTGTCCACAATTGTGggtactatataataaaaaggtTCAATATCAATTGATGTACTTTCATTATTTCAGATCATTCGTGCTAAGGCTTTTCGTATAATTGTTCTAACATATTGGTCTGATTTGAGCAGTGccttttgaagaagatgaaagggACCATAGCATCTGGTTTCTTGATCATAACTACCATGAATCAATGTTTTCCATGTCCAGAAGAATAAAtggtttgttattttttcatgaCCTTTTGTTCCCGGctgaatatattttaaagttttgcatctaaacaacaaattttatctCATGTCAGCCAAGGAGCATGTTGTTGGCTGGTATAGCACTGGTCCAAAACTAAAGGAAAATGACCTGAGTGTACACGGTCTTTTCAGTGAGTAAGATCTCTTTCTAATACTGTTATCTTTTCTTTCGGGCTAATTCATTACAGATATTACTATTTGCTGGTTAGTTGCTGGTTTTTTGTTTCATGATCTCATTAGAGACGTATCATGTTAAAAATGATTCCTCTCAAGCATGGTACAGAAACTTGTTCAGTGTCACTGTACAAACTCGTTCTAGTCACTATATTCTTTATGTTGGATGCTAGCACTCATTCCTACTTCTTCGGTTGCCTTTACTGGTCTGGTGTAACTTGTAAGGAACTTATTTAGTGTCACTGTAAACACTCAACGTTGAATCACACACTTCATGTTGTTTCAGCTACGTCCCCACTCCAGTCTTGGTCATTATTGACGTCCAACCAAAAGAGCTTGGGATACCCACTAAAGCCTATTACGCTGTTGAAGAGGTTAAAGAGGTATCTAGATACTACTGATGTTTTACTCTATATGTAAATGTCAATTGTCTGTTTTTTCGTTCCTTGAGTTTGAACTTCTTCCTACTCTATGGCACAACATGTTCTAAAAAGGGAATGCAAAGATGATAGTTGTACATAAAAACTGCCTTGATGTAGCTAAAACAATCACTGGAGGAGTTTGCTTATATCTTGAAAACTTGCAGAATGCCACTCAAAAAAGCAAGAAGGTATTTGTGCATGTTCCTTCTGAAATCGCCGCTCATGAAGTTGAGGAAATCGGTATGTTACTGCACCAGAATAGTTCTATGGAATACTACTGTTTAGAGTAAtctatgtaattttatgataTGGATCATAGACAAACCCCTTATTATTTCCTCTCATCTTGGTTATGACAGGAGTTGAACACTTGCTAAGGGATGTAAAGGACACTAGTATCAGCACCCTTGCAACTGAGGTTATCTTCTTCTCTCCTTTCTGCCTAGTCATGGAAATCATTTCTTCAGACTCTTATACTCCATGTCTCCATGTATGTTCCTGTGTAATCATCTCAGTATGATAAATTGATCTTAATGACATTTCTCCAGGTGACGGGGAAACTCGCTTCTCTGAAGGGATTAGATGCACGATTGAAAGAGATCCGAAGTTATCTTGACCTGGTTATAGAAGGGAAGCTTCCATTGAATCATGAAATCCTCTGCCATCTCCAGGTATCGTTTTCACATTTTTGctaatattgatatataaacAGCAGTACAGCACTTATAATTGGGATTGTATCGCTTCACAAAAGGGATTGTATCTGTTTTCATGTAGTTCTGGTCTGAatagataattttgaaatagcaTCTCATTTTGAAATGTAACCTGACTTGTGCAGGATGTGTTCAATTTACTCCCAAATCTAAATGTAACAGAACTTGTCAAAGCATTTGCTGGTAATCAAGTTAGCTGATTGATATTTGTTACATGCTTCATTAATCAGTTGCTCTCAGGAGTTAGGCATATTTCTGATGCAACTATTATCTTCCTCTCTGCAGTCAAAACAAATGATATGATGTTGGTCATATATCTGTCGTCCCTTATCAGAAGTGTGATTGCCCTGCATAATTTGATCAACAACAAGGTGAAATATTTCTTTGCTCTTCTGAGTGACGTTTTGCATAAGACAGAATGACATATTTTAAGTCCAGCTTGCATAAAAATGAACTGAGATGGATATGTTAAGTTGCATTGAAACATCAAAATGATTTAAGTGCACAGCCAAAAGGAGTGCCCTTTGTGGCTGATGTATGAGTATATAAGCCAAACTGCATTCTTGAATAATCAAGAGGCAAGTGACTTTTGACATGTCATACGACATTTTTCCGGTTGAGACATGTTATAGCATATAAATAATGTGTTGAGTTTGCTCCCACGAACTAAAAATTGGACATATTTTGAAACCAGAACGACTTGCTGGCTTGATTTTGCGGTGGACTTAATTTGTGGCTCTGACAGTTTAGAAAAACGGTTGCAGATGCTGAACAAAGAGCATGAAAAAACAGAAGATTCGAAGCCAATTGTTGCAACTGCTTGAAGCTTAAAGCAAATTTCCAGTATAGCACTAATTGTGTGAATGATTGAAGCTAAATTGTGTGAATGATTGAAGCTAAAAGCAAACTTTGGAATGGCAGTGCTCTTACAATCCAGTCGAGTCTTGATTCCTCTCTTCGAGTTCTTCCATAGCAAAGCAAAGCCCGGGACTTGGCTATCTTGACGAGATGGTAATCGTTTAGCCATTTTACCTTTATTTGCTGTAATTGAATAGGATCTTCCACAAGGAATGATATTTCTATAGTCTTTCTGATTATGATTCTATGATGAATACATTGTTGAAATTCAGTTACAATTTTCTGTGATTATGTGATTTTACTCAGTTGCAAAGCTTGGGTTGTACACATTTACGTGAATATTTGGGCCATgcaaaaaatacataaataaatatctatGGTATAATTGTGTGGATCAAGTGGTGTACAGAATTATTGTTGACCattgaaaaagtgaaattgaataattgtgaataTGCAAAATTAGATATGGAAGATATTGGTGGGGGAAGgctttaatataaatatttgcaaTTTGACATGAAATTGTTTGAGCAATCAATTaaagtactaattaaatactaatatgtctgagtgataaaatataatttggatATGATGTGTTCCGAGACacaataattgaatttaattccacttgctaaatttaatattaatatcattcatATTTATACTATTCATGGATTAATGGGTTTATAAGTAACAAAAATACTTCTAGGCTATTGGAGGAagagattttaatttattgacgTTGgggatttatttatttgtcgCTATGAGTGTTTCAATGGTATCTAATAAGTTTTTTGCcccaccttttctctttttatagattttgtagtattatttattttatttttgaattgcATTGTATCAAAATTGGATTCTGTCGAGTGAGAGACaagttgcataaaaataaCGTAAGAGacctatttattttctcattacatgtttttattatagtaCCCCAAATTAAATAGGAGTTGGAAGGGGACACAATGTCAAAGATTCATTGGAATCCACAATATTTGAAGAACTAattgtgttgattttgatatttcatGCTATAAATAACCATTTTTAAACTACTCTAGAAATATCAAACACCGCCACAAAATGCAACCAAAACCATGCTAAAATTAGTaaacacacattcatcatacCAATGTAGATAGATtgctttaataatttatttcttccaATTCACGAAAACCATTCTACATTCCCATTCCTCCACATCACCACCTCcataattaatctaaaaatcaccgttaaaaagagaaaatataacaCAATCAATTCCATCTCTAAATGAGTTATCACCCCTGTCAAACATGACTTAACAAACAGTCACATACTGCATGAACTCCGGGTCGGACTCCAGCCCCGCCATAGCCCCGGGCGCCAAAACCACCTCCAAATCCACCGCCCCGCCCCCTTCCCGCCCCGGAAACGCCGATATCTTCCCGTCAAACTTATTATTCTGCCCGCTCCTCACCGCCACCGGCCTCCCCCACCCGAAATCGTTCTCGTACATCGGAAACCTCGGCGAGCTCCCCATCACCACCATCCCCCCGCCCGCGTTCCCCAGCGGAAAGCACCTCGGCTCCCTCTCCCACTCCGCCACGTACTCCCTCACCGCCTCCCCGCCGTACCCCGCCACCGTCGCGTTCAGCCTCTCCGCGCACCACCGCACCCCCCTCCCCTCCACCtcccccgccgccgccgccgtcgccgcgCTCTGGATCGCGTTCCCGAAGTAGAACGCCTCCAGTTTCGGATCCAGCCGGTGCCGGCAGTTCACCGCCATCCGAAACGTCGTCGTTTTATCCGCCGGCAGCCTCCTCGCCCGCGTGATCGCGCGCCACAGCAGCGCGCACAGCGACTGAAACGACGAGATCTGATTAATCGTCCtcgtcttcgtcttcatcATCAGCTTATCGTTGGATTGCTTCCCCATCACCTCCGCCATGTCATTGTTAATTTGATCATTCACGATCGATTTCAGCTTCGAAATCGCCTCGCCGCTGAAGCTGAAAATCCTCTCTCGGATCGGATCGTCACCGAAATCAACGGAAAAACCTCCCTCCGGCAGCCGGAGCACTGCATCAGAGATCAAAACCGATTCCCGCCGAAAATCCGGCGATTTCGAGATCATCGTCTCCGATTTCAGTTTCAAAATCGACTCACCACTGAAGCTGAAAATCCTCTCTCGAATCGGATCGTCGCCGCCGAAATCAACCGCGAAACCTCGCCGGAGCACTGAATCGGAGATCAAAACCGATTCGCGATCAAAATCCGGCGATTTCGAGATCATCTTCTCCGATCCTCTGCAAACCTCCGCCATGTTattgttaatttgattattcaGTTTCGAAATCGACTCATCACTGAAGCTGAAAATCCTCTCTCGAATCAGATCGTCGCCGCCGAAATCAACGGAAAAACCTCCGTCGGGAAGCCGGAGCACTGAATCGGAGATCAAAACCGATCGAAAATCCGGCGATTTCGAGATCATCGTCTCCGATCCTCTGCAAACCTCCGCCATGTCattgttaatttgattattcacAACCGCGAAACCTGCCTCGGGAAGCCGGAGGACTGAATCGGAGATCAAAACCGAATCGCGATTAAAATCCGGCGATTTCGAGATCATCACATTGCAAACCTCCGCAAATGTGTTAAAAAAATTCCAGAAGGAAGTGCCATCGACAACGGCGTGACTGACGGAGCACGCGATAAAGACTCCATCAGCGAGCTCCGTGACCTGAACAGCGAGGATCGGACGGAAATGCGCGGCGTAGCTGACGGCGCCGTCGAACGCGAACAATCCTCTCACGTGGTCAGGAACGTCGCCGCTGGGGGAATTGAGAAGGTCGGCGGCGCGGAGGTGGGAGGCGTCGGCGTGGATGAGGTCGGCGCCGGCGTCGTTGGAGAGGATGCGGACGTGGCCGGCGGGGTCGGTGGAGAGGCGGCCGGCGAGGGGGGGGAAGAGGGAGAGGGCGCGGGAGAGGGCGCGGCGGAGGAGGGGGAGCGGGGGGGGCGGCGGGGGGAGGAGGAGCCTTTTTGGATGTAGTGGCAGGAGAGCATGGGGAGGTCGGAGACGGAGAGCTTGAGGGGGCTGAGGGTGGAGGTTTGGTCGGGGGTGACGGTGTGTTTGGAGATGATGGGGAAGGTGTGGGAGGGTTTTATCTTCATGGTTTTGATTGGATGTTTTGGAGTGGGAGAGATGGGAGAGGAGGatggggtatttatagggatTGGGATGAGGATTTGTGTCGTGTGAAGATAGTGAGTGAGTGATTCAATTGATGGCGTGTTGAAGCCACGTGTTTAAAAGaagatgttgtcatttttTACTCCTTCCTTCCACatagaaatgttaagaaaaaacGGATAAAAGAAATTTAGTATTCCCTTCGTCCGAATAGATATTAAACGTTTGTTTTTCGGCACAGAATTTTATggaatgttgttttgtgagttgaagaaaagagagtaaagtaacagagtgagaaaagtagagataaagctatttatattttaagaaacatttcatttttaatgggacaacctaaaaaggaaaatgtttcatttctagtgggacagagggagtattcttttagtaaaagtcaacatatttcttctcacttactttaatCACtcccttactttattctttcttatcTCTCAgccttttttatttccttctttattcttcctttgcttaactcacttaacaactttcttaaatctcgtactgaaaagaaacgcatccactactatggaacagagggagtagaatATAGATCTCATATGcagtatatattattattaagtgatatgtgaatttgaatgagttagtggaatttgGAGCcatctttaccatttatagtactagtaattatgAATTGGAACTTCTATTCATGGAtagaccaaaataaaaaaaaatgggattgCTATTTACGGACCAAGGAAGTACTTGTTAAgacgtttttcattttaagtgatAGTAAATCGATAGTTTGGAGTAATTATAGTTGCAAGTGAATAGAGAattgctccctccgtcccaaatgATTCGTCTCACTTTAATcgggtacgagttttaagaaatctaatgaaaagtgagttgaaaaagttagtggaatgtgagtcctacttttatatattaattttgtaataaaatgtgagtaggaatgagttagtggaatatgggtccactaccaaaaatggtaaaaattatgtggaacggaccgaaatagaaaatgagacaaattatctgggacggatggagtacttattCTTGTATGTGGTTAATAATCTCATTTGGatccaataaaaattttaaaaaattacagtatttataaagaaaatgtctacttttatttattaattttataataaaatatgagcgAGAATGAGTTAGCGAAATATGATATCCACcattaaaaatggtaaaaaggtgaaatgtgacaattttatatgtatgaataaaaataaaaaaaatgttacaaaCTTTCCAAACGGATGATACTATTATAGATAGGCTCCATTAAGTGGTAGTATGATTTGGTgctttgtgtttttctttttccttaaGTGCATATGCCGTTTTTCAGTTTATGTTCGCCATTTGCACATTTTGAGTATATCTTCTtatctccttttttttctttttcttttattggcTTTGGCGTTTTTAGGTTTATTCtctttaattacatattttgaGTATATCTTGCTAtctccttttctctttttggaactttcgttttcaatttttactcCCCATTTGCATATCTTGCTATAAAGAAATGACGCACTTCTATATGTAAATATCTCACTAAGTATGACCCAATCACTCTAAtaacttaaaccatacttcattatagttttttttttataaaactttcGATTTATAGAGATGATTATACAAACGCATCATACACTTGTCAAAATTGTgcatcttttaatttttaaacacTTGTCATTATAGTTTATTTACTATAATTTCGATTTATCTTGGAGTGGATAAGATCAATGGAAATTATAGATTGATGGCACTTTGGGAAGCAACTCtgttgctatttttttttttttggcagtGGCAGCATAAGGCTCCAAGTTCCAACTTCAATTGTAATTAACCATCTTGTTTTTAACATAAGGCcaacaaattcataaattattatttatttcttaataaactatcatatcacaaaaataatttgtttccGAATATTGAATTAAGGTTTGAACACTCTTCATAtttcccaaaataattaaatttaaaatgaataaaattccCCATGCATGGATATTtcacattatatatatagaaaagaaaagatcATTTTGGTGTGGTGCAAGGTGAATTTGTTATATGCCACGTCGGATCCCCGTGTATGTGTGACAAAAGAGAAAGACAGTCAACATAAAAATGTTGTTTAACAACAATTATTATCAATATAATAGTCAAATGCcagtatttgtttttttaagtaGTGACAATCAGTCAATTTCTCCTTTGAACTTTTAGTCATTTAAATTAGCATTTACAGATACCATTATAATTAAAAGTCGgacattattgatttttagaGTCCAAGTTCTTAGACCTTCAattgattgaaattttaatttattatttttcgacccataaatatataaatgtaaaatgTCTGAGAAAATCCCCaccatattattataattttctttgacAGTGTTAATTGATGCAATGAACCCAAGTGAATTATTGGGATAAGacatggtatttaaataaacatgtaaatatgtaaatagtATCAATGAGTAGGCATGTTTGTTGCCAATTTGACTGCTGACATTTGCTCTTCAAGTTGCAGttttatctcatatttttatttcacaaatttaaaCATGCATGCATATACTATATCTGAATCAAATTGCTTTATCTTCgaaaaaatattgacaaaaaataaCTATTAACTATTAATGTATATATCAAATAGTAATACCCCATCCTAAATGTATCTGGCCATATCCCATCCTaattttatgaacaaaaaattaatatagacTTAATTTAAGTGAACGATTATAATTGATTTTCACTATGATATAGGAGTACTTCGTTATGTATATAATgtttactttaaaatatcacaacaatACTTTATAAgttgtactagtatatatagacCGTATTAAAATTAGGGgcgtaatcaaatgcaaacttaaatattgtacaaagtTCACGTTATAAGATCTGGACCATTAAAAATCTTAAcggatgacaaaataacagcAACAAGAAATATCAACcgttgatgttgtgttgaaattgtgttgacaccGACTCacactgtattgacattatttttgctatcattttatctttattgatattttttaacggtccaaatcatataataaagtttccattttattactaatgtGTGTAAAAATTTTGtgtcataaaaaatagtttatacttGCCatgtttaaaacaaataaaaacaaattaagagTTCTAACATATCAGAACTAGGCCTGTGTAGCCCAATCTTTTTGACGTAAATAAGTAAAAGTCAAGAAATTACAACTCTTAGTACACATTCATGGTATCATATTGCCTCCAATAATCGAATATTATCTATGTAACATATgtaatttttcatgaattgAATGCAACTCTTATTATATACTTCAGCCACTATTATATTTCggttacattttatttatttaagtgtGAATGCATTTCATTTAATCGATATATATGCATAGATATCATATAATGGGACCAAAACATTCACATTCCTCATTCGATATAACGTAGTCCACATGTATTTAATCTGAATATTCATCCACATTTTCATAGTCaataaatggagagagagactTCCACTCATTTTTCAGCATTCATGCATTACATTTATCTAAATGCATGAACCGTACACATGTAGCTGAATAATATTCCGAacatatgtattttaattggaaaattGGCTTagtaatatactactaattaataattagtatatttataaCTAATTGTTCCACCACAAGTCAACTGCATACCAACTAATAGCTTTATAAAGCTTATTTTGTCAACGGAAGTAATTAAGAAGTTATGGTAGTTAATCAGTAGTTACTAGTTTATTTAGTAAATCATTCTGTCagaaaac is a window from the Salvia hispanica cultivar TCC Black 2014 chromosome 1, UniMelb_Shisp_WGS_1.0, whole genome shotgun sequence genome containing:
- the LOC125201703 gene encoding 26S proteasome non-ATPase regulatory subunit 7 homolog A-like isoform X1 codes for the protein MDVIKSQQILSRPIEKVVVHPLVLLSVVDHYNRVARDTRKRVVGVLLGTSFKGAVDVTSSYAVPFEEDERDHSIWFLDHNYHESMFSMSRRINAKEHVVGWYSTGPKLKENDLSVHGLFSDYVPTPVLVIIDVQPKELGIPTKAYYAVEEVKENATQKSKKVFVHVPSEIAAHEVEEIGVEHLLRDVKDTSISTLATEVTGKLASLKGLDARLKEIRSYLDLVIEGKLPLNHEILCHLQDVFNLLPNLNVTELVKAFAVKTNDMMLVIYLSSLIRSVIALHNLINNKMLNKEHEKTEDSKPIVATA
- the LOC125201703 gene encoding 26S proteasome non-ATPase regulatory subunit 7 homolog B-like isoform X2, which produces MDVIKSQQILSRPIEKVVVHPLVLLSVVDHYNRVARDTRKRVVGVLLGTSFKGAVDVTSSYAVPFEEDERDHSIWFLDHNYHESMFSMSRRINAKEHVVGWYSTGPKLKENDLSVHGLFSDYVPTPVLVIIDVQPKELGIPTKAYYAVEEVKENATQKSKKVFVHVPSEIAAHEVEEIGVEHLLRDVKDTSISTLATEVTGKLASLKGLDARLKEIRSYLDLVIEGKLPLNHEILCHLQDVFNLLPNLNVTELVKAFAVKTNDMMLVIYLSSLIRSVIALHNLINNKCSYNPVES